In Nilaparvata lugens isolate BPH chromosome 5, ASM1435652v1, whole genome shotgun sequence, the following proteins share a genomic window:
- the LOC120351376 gene encoding uncharacterized protein K02A2.6-like, protein MQSSQNRIKSSPIQSSQGQSQSSQDQSQSKVVTRSTQVKCPVVTKKCDYCFVKHNPSACPSLKWLCYTCGFKGHTSKYCVRNVNNTNLIKYACNNLNSSTAEPLNLSLKIGNKFIKFEVDTGSVCTLIPLHIFKENFSDDTELSKFNGKLITANDNNLPILGKTLVDVEYQGKSHKLNLVVTLLRSHKSLLGRDWLEVLFPSWRYSFSKSMSVSNVESESACQVIPKKIVSDLVKKYPAAFSQINNEKPIKQFKAEINIKDDCVPIFCKAYDVPFALRDNVKEELKNLENQGIISKVKYSDWASPLVCVPRNNGKLRLCVDLKVTVNKFVSVDKYPLPKIDYTFQKFHNAKVFCKIDLSNAFLQIEVRENSKKFLTVNTINGLYVFNRLCFGLSSAPAIFQSTIDKILEGIENCAAYQDDVLIGGENHKSCEIVLNNVLSRLNEFNVKINTEKSEFFVTSLEMLGYTISSEGLGTSKSKIEKILKAPCPQNVTQLKSLQLL, encoded by the exons ATGCAGTCAAGTCAAAACCGAATCAAGTCCAGTCCAATCCAGTCCAGTCAAGGTCAGAGTCAGTCCAGTCAAG ATCAGAGTCAGTCCAAGGTCGTCACCAGGTCTACCCAAGTCAAGTGTCCAGTGGTAACAAAAAAGTGTGATTATTGCTTTGTGAAGCATAATCCAAGTGCGTGTCCTTCGCTCAAGTGGTTGTGCTATACGTGTGGATTCAAAGGTCATACATCGAAATATTGTGTCAGAAATGTCAATAATACAAATCTTATCAAATATGCAtgtaataatttgaattcttcCACAGCTGAGCCATTGAATTTATCTTTGAAAATAggtaataaattcattaaatttgaagTAGACACAGGTTCAGTATGTACACTGATTCCTTTGCATATTTTCAAGGAAAATTTTTCAGATGATACAGAACTGTCAAAATTCAATGGAAAACTAATTACagcaaatgataataatttaccTATTCTGGGTAAAACGCTTGTTGATGTAGAGTACCAGGGTAAATCTCACAAGCTGAACCTTGTGGTAACATTATTACGTAGTCATAAATCATTGCTTGGACGTGATTGGTTGGAAGTTTTGTTTCCTAGTTGGagatattcattttcaaaatcaatGTCTGTTTCAAATGTCGAAAGCGAGTCTGCTTGTCAAGttattccgaaaaaaattgtatctgatttagtaaaaaaatatcctgctgctttttctcagattaataatgaaaaaccaaTCAAACAATTCAAAgctgaaattaatatcaaagaTGATTGTGTtcctattttttgtaaagcatATGATGTTCCTTTTGCCTTGCGAGACAATGTAAAAGAAGagttgaaaaatttagaaaatcaAGGAATAATTTCTAAGGTAAAATATAGTGATTGGGCATCACCCCTTGTCTGTGTACCCCGTAACAATGGTAAGTTACGCCTTTGCGTAGACTTGAAAGTCACAGTAAATAAATTCGTCTCTGTCGACAAATATCCATTACCAAAAATTGATTAtacatttcaaaaatttcacaatGCAAAagttttttgtaaaattgatttGTCTAACGCTTTCTTGCAAATTGAAGTAAGAGAAAACAGTAAAAAGTTCTTAACAGTCAATACTATTAATGGTCTTTATGTATTCAATCGTCTATGCTTTGGTCTATCATCTGCACCTGCTATATTTCAATcaactattgataaaattcttgAAGGTATTGAAAATTGTGCTGCTTACCAAGATGATGTTCTTATTGGTGGTGAAAATCATAAGTCATGtgaaattgtattgaataatgTATTGTCTAGGCTTAATGAGTTTAATGTCAAAATTAATACTGAAAAAAGTGAGTTTTTTGTAACGTCATTGGAAATGTTGGGTTATACCATAAGTAGTGAGGGTCTTGGCACTtcaaaatcaaaaattgaaaaaatattgaaagctCCTTGTCCACAAAATGTTACCCAACTCAAGTCATTACAATTACTATAG